One stretch of Heptranchias perlo isolate sHepPer1 chromosome 41, sHepPer1.hap1, whole genome shotgun sequence DNA includes these proteins:
- the alkbh6 gene encoding alpha-ketoglutarate-dependent dioxygenase alkB homolog 6, which produces MDARNCGPSELEPHRVDQAPATVYYIPNFITVSEENYLLQQVYNSPKPKWTQLSGRRLQNWGGLPHSRGMLAEKLPDWLDKYIKKISSLGLFAGKVANHVLVNEYKPGEGIMPHEDGPLYFPTVTTISLGSQTLLDFYHPIKRENEEIEVFFPQTEDNRYFLSLLLEPRSLLVLQDDMYVKYLHGIRPVVEDIVTEKIANLKSCSTKFGAISRTTRISLTIRHVPKVLKTTILLGRKK; this is translated from the exons ATGGATGCTCGGAATTGTGGGCCTAGTGAGCTGGAGCCACACCGTGTGGATCAG GCTCCTGCAACTGTGTATTACATCCCCAACTTTATCACTGTTTCAGAAGAAAATTATCTTCTTCAGCAG GTTTACAACTCACCCAAACCCAAATGGACCCAGTTGTCGGGAAGGAGACTGCAGAACTGGG GTGGTTTACCTCATTCGAGGGGAATGCTCGCTGAGAAACTGCCTGACTGGCTGGACAAGTACATCAAGAAAATCTCATCTCTGGGACTTTTTGCAGGGAAAGTTGCTAACCACGTGCTGGTTAATGAGTACAAGCCTGGTGAAGGAATAATG CCTCACGAGGATGGGCCTCTCTACTTTCCAACAGTAACCACTATCAGCCTCGGCTCTCAAACTCTATTAGATTTCTATCATCCCATTAAGAGAGAGAATGAAGAGATAGAG GTTTTTTTTCCTCAGACTGAAGACAATCGCTATTTTTTGTCTCTTCTCCTTGAGCCACGTAGCCTCCTCGTGCTGCAAGATGACATGTACGTGAAGTATCTGCACGGCATCAGGCCAGTGGTGGAGGACATTGTCACAGAAAAGATCGCAAACCTGAAATCGTGCAGCACAAAATTTGGGGCCATTTCAAGAACCACAAGAATATCCCTGACTATTCGTCATGTGCCAAAGGTTTTAAAAACTACCATCCTGCTGGGGAGGAAGAAATGa